In Xenorhabdus nematophila ATCC 19061, one DNA window encodes the following:
- the pepP gene encoding Xaa-Pro aminopeptidase → MTKQEYLSRRQALLSKMAPASAAIIFSAPPATRNSDCEYPYRQHSDFLYLTGFSEPESVLILIKSDETHNHSVLFNRVRDLTAEIWFGRRLGQEAALEKLGVDRALTFDALNEQLYLLLNGLEVVYHAQGEFEYADNVVFSALDKLRKNSRRNFKAPSVLADWRPWLHEMRLFKSEAELEIMRRAGKISAQAHTRAMQVCHPDMFEYQLEAEIHHEFTRQGARYPAYNTIIGAGENACILHYTENERRMKDGDLVLIDAGCEYEGYAGDITRTFPVSGKFTRPQREIYDIVLESINVALELYKPGTSISKVTEQVVRVMVEGLVKLGIIHGEVEQLIETNAYRQFFMHGLSHWLGLDVHDVGHYGVDRDRILKPGMVLTVEPGLYIAPDADVPQEYRGIGIRIEDDIVITETGNENLTEYVVKDPDEIEALMAQARQS, encoded by the coding sequence ATGACTAAACAAGAATATTTATCCCGTCGTCAGGCATTATTGTCGAAAATGGCACCGGCCAGTGCAGCTATTATTTTTTCTGCCCCGCCTGCGACACGTAATTCAGATTGCGAATATCCTTATCGTCAACACAGTGATTTTCTGTACTTGACCGGTTTCAGTGAGCCGGAATCAGTTCTGATACTGATTAAAAGTGATGAAACTCATAATCATAGTGTGTTGTTTAATCGTGTTCGAGATTTGACTGCGGAAATTTGGTTTGGTCGTCGTCTTGGGCAAGAAGCTGCTTTGGAAAAATTAGGCGTGGATCGCGCTCTGACATTTGATGCTCTCAATGAGCAGCTTTATTTATTGTTAAATGGCTTGGAAGTGGTCTACCACGCTCAAGGTGAGTTTGAATACGCAGATAATGTGGTATTCAGCGCGCTGGATAAACTACGTAAGAATAGTCGCCGTAATTTTAAAGCCCCGTCGGTCTTGGCGGATTGGCGCCCGTGGCTGCATGAAATGCGCCTGTTCAAGTCGGAAGCCGAACTGGAAATCATGCGTAGAGCAGGGAAAATCAGTGCGCAAGCGCATACAAGAGCGATGCAGGTTTGCCATCCAGATATGTTTGAGTATCAACTTGAAGCTGAAATTCATCATGAATTTACCCGTCAGGGTGCCCGTTATCCTGCTTATAACACTATCATTGGTGCGGGAGAAAATGCCTGTATCCTGCATTACACTGAAAATGAACGTCGGATGAAAGACGGTGATTTAGTGTTGATTGATGCCGGATGTGAATATGAAGGATATGCGGGTGATATTACGCGGACATTCCCGGTCAGTGGTAAGTTCACGCGTCCCCAGCGTGAAATTTATGACATTGTTCTAGAATCCATCAATGTTGCTCTTGAACTTTATAAACCGGGTACCAGCATCAGCAAAGTGACTGAGCAGGTTGTGCGCGTTATGGTTGAAGGATTGGTAAAACTGGGAATTATACACGGTGAAGTTGAACAATTGATCGAGACCAATGCGTATCGTCAATTTTTCATGCATGGTTTGAGCCATTGGTTAGGGCTGGACGTACATGACGTGGGGCATTATGGTGTCGATCGTGACAGGATACTGAAACCCGGCATGGTGTTAACTGTGGAACCCGGGCTTTATATTGCGCCGGATGCGGATGTTCCGCAGGAATACCGAGGTATCGGCATTCGCATTGAAGATGACATCGTGATTACGGAAACAGGGAATGAAAACCTGACAGAGTATGTTGTGAAAGATCCGGATGAAATAGAAGCGCTGATGGCGCAGGCAAGACAGAGTTAA
- the ubiH gene encoding 2-octaprenyl-6-methoxyphenyl hydroxylase, with translation MNVIIVGGGMTGVTLALAISSLSRGQLQVSLVEAAEPTQVHLGFDARAIALADGTCQRLNQIGVWPALKQCVTPITHVHVSDRGHSGFVNIRADDYHIPALGNVMELHDAGTHLFDLSKQSPNIKLYCPAKVNSIERLANSVTVTLNSGEKLTGALLVAADGSHSAIAQACHISYQRQSYDQVAIIANVLTSEHPQGSAFERFTKNGPLALLPMSGGRSSLVWCHPLEKQSEINSWDQHEFLRHLQKAFGWRLGKMLETGQRHSYPLALSTASKQVSHRLALVGNASQTLHPIAGQGFNLGMRDVMALAQIISAAAISGLDIGSYNVLAQYQQQRDTDRETTIGITDGLVRLFANDYWPLKIGRSLGLMTMETLPPMRDLLARQTLGWVAPPLVD, from the coding sequence ATGAACGTGATTATCGTAGGCGGGGGAATGACAGGTGTGACCTTGGCACTGGCTATTTCTTCGTTGAGCAGGGGACAGTTGCAGGTCTCCTTGGTAGAAGCAGCAGAACCCACTCAGGTACATCTTGGTTTTGATGCAAGAGCCATTGCTTTGGCTGATGGTACATGCCAGCGCCTGAATCAGATAGGTGTATGGCCGGCACTGAAACAATGTGTCACTCCAATAACTCACGTTCATGTTAGCGACCGCGGTCATAGCGGTTTCGTCAACATCCGTGCGGATGACTATCATATTCCGGCATTGGGTAATGTGATGGAATTACATGATGCCGGAACTCATCTATTTGATTTATCAAAACAGTCGCCGAATATCAAACTTTATTGTCCGGCGAAAGTAAATTCCATTGAGCGTTTGGCGAATTCAGTCACAGTGACGCTGAATAGTGGTGAAAAACTGACAGGCGCATTGCTGGTGGCTGCGGATGGTAGCCATTCCGCGATAGCTCAGGCGTGCCATATTTCATATCAACGGCAATCTTACGATCAGGTAGCGATTATCGCTAATGTTCTGACTTCTGAACATCCGCAAGGAAGCGCATTTGAGCGCTTTACTAAAAATGGGCCGTTGGCACTATTGCCGATGTCTGGAGGGCGTAGCTCACTGGTCTGGTGTCACCCACTGGAAAAGCAATCAGAAATCAATAGCTGGGATCAGCATGAATTCCTCCGGCACTTACAAAAAGCGTTTGGCTGGCGTTTAGGCAAAATGCTGGAAACCGGCCAGCGGCACAGCTATCCCCTGGCTTTATCGACAGCCAGCAAGCAGGTCAGCCATCGTTTGGCGTTGGTAGGCAATGCGTCCCAAACGTTACACCCGATTGCAGGACAAGGGTTTAATTTAGGAATGCGTGACGTTATGGCGTTGGCGCAGATTATTTCGGCAGCGGCAATTTCAGGGCTGGATATTGGCAGCTATAACGTATTGGCTCAATATCAGCAGCAACGCGATACAGATCGTGAAACAACTATTGGTATTACAGACGGATTGGTCAGGCTCTTTGCCAATGACTATTGGCCGTTAAAAATCGGGCGTAGTCTTGGCCTGATGACAATGGAAACATTACCGCCGATGCGGGATCTACTTGCCCGGCAGACATTGGGCTGGGTTGCTCCACCATTGGTAGATTAA
- the serA gene encoding phosphoglycerate dehydrogenase, with translation MVKVSLEKDKIKFLLLEGVHQSTVDNLKAAGYSNIEYHKGALEPEELKEAIRDARFVGIRSRTQLTEEIFAAAEKLVAVGCFCIGTNQVDLNAAAKRGIPVFNAPFSNTRSVAEMVLGELLLLLRRIPEANAKAHNGVWNKQASGCYEARGKKLGIIGYGHIGTQLGILAESIGLNVYFYDIEHKLPLGNAQQVHHLSELLNMSDVVSLHVPETNTTKNMIGATELELMKPGSILINASRGTVVDISALSEALEIGHLAGAALDVFPVEPATNGEPFISPLSKFDNVLLTPHIGGSTQEAQQNIGYEVAGKLVKYSDNGSTLSAVNFPEVSLPVHDKDTNRLLHIHENRPGILTNINRVFTDQEINIEAQYLRTEGDIGYVVIDITTQNPAQAELVLQQLKAVPGTIRSRLLY, from the coding sequence ATGGTTAAGGTATCTTTAGAGAAGGATAAAATTAAATTTCTGCTACTGGAAGGTGTTCATCAAAGCACAGTAGACAATTTGAAAGCGGCTGGATACAGCAATATCGAATATCATAAAGGAGCACTGGAGCCAGAAGAGTTAAAAGAAGCGATTCGTGATGCTCGCTTTGTGGGAATTCGTTCGCGAACCCAGTTGACCGAAGAAATTTTCGCAGCCGCAGAAAAGTTGGTTGCAGTGGGGTGTTTTTGTATTGGCACTAATCAGGTCGATCTGAACGCTGCCGCAAAACGCGGTATTCCTGTCTTTAATGCACCATTTTCCAATACCCGTTCGGTGGCTGAAATGGTATTGGGTGAGCTGTTATTATTGTTGCGCCGTATTCCTGAGGCGAACGCGAAAGCACACAATGGCGTATGGAATAAACAGGCAAGCGGTTGTTATGAAGCCCGCGGAAAAAAATTAGGTATTATTGGCTACGGTCATATTGGTACACAGTTAGGTATTTTGGCTGAGAGTATCGGTCTGAATGTTTATTTCTATGATATTGAACATAAATTACCATTGGGTAACGCACAACAAGTTCATCATTTATCTGAACTGTTGAATATGAGTGATGTTGTGAGTCTGCATGTTCCTGAAACAAATACAACCAAGAATATGATTGGGGCAACAGAGTTAGAGTTGATGAAACCCGGCTCAATCTTGATTAACGCATCACGTGGCACTGTAGTGGATATTTCTGCATTGAGTGAAGCATTGGAAATTGGGCATCTTGCTGGTGCTGCGCTTGATGTATTCCCGGTGGAACCAGCAACAAACGGTGAACCTTTCATCTCTCCGTTAAGTAAATTTGATAATGTACTGTTGACACCTCATATCGGGGGCTCAACTCAAGAAGCTCAGCAAAATATCGGTTATGAAGTCGCGGGCAAGTTAGTCAAATATTCTGATAACGGTTCTACATTGTCAGCGGTCAATTTTCCCGAAGTTTCACTGCCTGTCCATGACAAGGATACTAACCGATTGCTGCATATCCATGAAAACCGCCCTGGCATTTTAACTAACATCAACCGAGTTTTCACTGATCAAGAAATCAATATTGAAGCGCAATATTTGCGGACTGAAGGTGATATTGGTTATGTGGTAATTGATATTACGACACAAAATCCAGCCCAGGCTGAATTGGTATTGCAACAATTGAAAGCTGTACCCGGCACAATTCGTTCTCGTCTACTTTACTGA
- the gcvT gene encoding glycine cleavage system aminomethyltransferase GcvT: MSKHTPLYDQHLACGARMVDFHGWMMPLHYGSQIDEHHTVRTDAGIFDVSHMTIVDLHGSGCRDFLRYLLANDIAKLTEQGKALYTGMLNASGCVIDDLIVYFFTDNFYRMVVNSATREKDLAWLEQHAVKYDVEITVRDDLALIAVQGPNAQSKVQSLLSDEQKHAVAGMKPFFGVQSGDLFLATTGYTGEAGYEIALPKEQAEDFWQQLLVAGVKPAGLGARDTLRLEAGMNLYGQEMDETLSPLAANMGWTIAWKPEDRQFIGREALERQRETGTEQLVGLVMREKGVLRGGLIVSFTDDSGEVRSGVITSGTFSPTLGFSIALARVPQGIGEQAIVQIRNREMPVKVVKPGFVRMGKSLVE, encoded by the coding sequence ATGTCAAAACACACCCCATTATATGATCAGCATCTGGCATGCGGAGCGCGCATGGTGGATTTTCATGGCTGGATGATGCCTCTGCATTATGGTTCACAAATCGATGAGCATCACACAGTGCGTACCGATGCTGGTATTTTCGATGTTTCCCACATGACAATTGTGGATTTGCACGGTTCTGGCTGCCGTGATTTTCTCCGTTACCTTCTGGCAAATGATATCGCCAAACTGACCGAACAGGGCAAAGCGCTTTATACCGGAATGCTGAATGCTTCTGGTTGCGTCATTGATGACCTGATCGTCTATTTCTTCACTGATAACTTCTACCGCATGGTTGTTAATTCAGCGACCCGTGAGAAAGATTTAGCATGGCTTGAACAACACGCAGTGAAATATGACGTTGAGATTACTGTACGTGATGATTTAGCACTGATCGCTGTTCAAGGGCCAAATGCACAATCTAAAGTTCAATCATTATTAAGTGATGAACAAAAACACGCTGTAGCGGGTATGAAACCTTTCTTTGGTGTTCAGTCGGGGGATTTATTCCTTGCGACTACGGGTTATACCGGCGAAGCAGGGTATGAAATTGCGTTACCGAAAGAGCAGGCCGAAGATTTCTGGCAGCAACTGCTGGTTGCCGGTGTGAAACCAGCGGGATTAGGTGCGCGTGACACATTACGTCTTGAAGCCGGTATGAACCTCTATGGTCAGGAAATGGATGAAACCCTTTCACCTCTGGCGGCCAACATGGGATGGACAATAGCCTGGAAACCGGAAGATCGTCAATTTATTGGCCGGGAAGCGTTGGAAAGACAGCGTGAAACAGGTACTGAACAATTAGTTGGGTTGGTTATGCGAGAAAAAGGGGTATTGCGTGGTGGGTTAATCGTCAGCTTCACAGATGATTCCGGAGAAGTACGTTCTGGTGTGATTACCAGCGGGACATTCTCCCCGACGTTAGGATTCAGCATCGCTCTTGCACGCGTACCACAAGGTATTGGTGAACAGGCAATTGTCCAGATCCGTAACCGTGAAATGCCCGTTAAAGTTGTTAAACCGGGTTTTGTGCGAATGGGAAAATCACTCGTAGAGTGA
- a CDS encoding oxidative stress defense protein, which translates to MKRKLRVLAAMLALGSLSGMTASAAELPSVPHISTSGNAIIKAAPDMATLTINVSETQKSAADAKKKVDERVAKYFDFLKNNGIEKKDIDAANLSTQPEYQYEQKTGKSTMTGYRASRSVEVKVYKLDQLNALLDGALKAGLNEISSIQFSVDNPQRYRDQVRQKAIENAIQQAAALAKGFNSKLGPVYSINYRAPEAMPTPISRLKFQAALMAAPASDSASETYEPQSIEFSDNVDAVFELQR; encoded by the coding sequence GTGAAACGTAAATTACGGGTCTTGGCCGCAATGCTGGCCTTGGGAAGTCTGTCTGGTATGACAGCTTCTGCTGCTGAATTGCCATCTGTTCCACATATTTCTACTTCTGGTAACGCAATAATCAAAGCGGCACCGGATATGGCCACGTTGACGATCAATGTAAGTGAGACGCAAAAGAGCGCAGCAGATGCGAAGAAAAAAGTGGATGAACGCGTCGCGAAATATTTTGATTTTCTGAAAAATAACGGCATCGAAAAGAAAGATATTGATGCTGCTAATTTAAGTACCCAGCCAGAATATCAATATGAACAAAAAACCGGTAAATCAACGATGACAGGTTATAGAGCATCGCGCTCAGTTGAAGTTAAAGTTTATAAGTTAGATCAATTGAATGCGTTATTGGATGGCGCGCTGAAAGCAGGATTGAATGAAATCAGTTCCATTCAGTTCAGTGTTGATAATCCACAACGTTATCGCGATCAAGTCAGACAAAAAGCGATTGAAAATGCTATTCAGCAGGCCGCTGCACTGGCAAAAGGGTTTAATAGTAAGTTAGGGCCTGTATATAGCATTAATTACCGTGCCCCTGAAGCTATGCCAACACCAATAAGTCGCTTGAAATTCCAGGCAGCTCTGATGGCAGCACCTGCTTCAGATTCCGCTAGTGAAACTTATGAGCCACAGAGCATAGAATTTTCTGATAATGTCGATGCTGTTTTTGAATTACAACGTTAA
- the rpiA gene encoding ribose-5-phosphate isomerase RpiA, translating to MTQDELKKAVGWAALEYVKPDTIVGVGTGSTAAHFIDALGTIKDKIKGTVSSSEASTEKLKSLGIPVFDCNDVDTLDIYVDGADEINGQMQMIKGGGAALTREKVIAALAKKFICIIDASKQVDVLGKFPLPVEVIPMARAYVARELVKLGGTPVYRENVVTDNGNDILDVHNLSIVDAIELENKVNGIMGVVTVGLFANRGANVVLIGTKDGVRTLTE from the coding sequence ATGACTCAGGATGAACTGAAAAAAGCAGTGGGCTGGGCGGCATTGGAATACGTAAAACCAGACACAATCGTAGGGGTTGGTACAGGTTCAACGGCAGCGCATTTTATTGATGCGTTAGGGACTATCAAAGATAAAATTAAAGGTACGGTGTCTAGTTCAGAAGCATCGACTGAGAAATTGAAAAGTCTTGGCATTCCTGTATTTGACTGCAATGATGTTGACACTTTGGATATTTACGTCGATGGTGCTGATGAAATCAACGGGCAGATGCAAATGATCAAAGGGGGTGGTGCAGCATTAACCCGAGAAAAAGTCATTGCTGCTCTTGCAAAGAAATTTATCTGTATTATTGATGCTTCTAAACAAGTCGATGTGTTGGGTAAATTTCCCCTGCCGGTTGAGGTTATCCCAATGGCACGTGCCTATGTTGCTCGTGAGCTGGTGAAATTGGGCGGAACGCCAGTCTATCGTGAAAATGTGGTGACGGATAACGGTAATGATATTCTGGATGTTCATAATCTTTCTATCGTTGACGCTATTGAATTAGAAAATAAAGTTAATGGGATCATGGGTGTGGTCACCGTCGGACTTTTTGCCAATCGAGGTGCCAATGTCGTGCTGATTGGGACTAAGGATGGTGTTAGGACGCTCACGGAGTAA
- a CDS encoding 5-formyltetrahydrofolate cyclo-ligase: MQSDPFLSSHSLSLRKSIRKKLRQLRQNLPPEQQSQLARQAAQRVIAHPKVQQADKIALYLSFDGELDTRPLIQQLWQQNKQVYLPILHPFSPHHLLFLRYQTDTPLIKNHFNIEEPALDIRQVLPISELDIMFIPLVAFDGTGQRLGMGGGFYDRTLAKWQQQNFYPIGLAHDFQLVETLPSASWDIPLPEIITPEKTWLWV; the protein is encoded by the coding sequence ATGCAATCAGATCCCTTTTTATCTTCTCATTCTTTATCTCTACGAAAATCTATTAGAAAAAAGCTCCGACAATTGCGTCAAAATTTGCCTCCTGAACAACAATCGCAATTAGCCCGACAAGCCGCTCAACGAGTCATCGCTCATCCTAAAGTTCAGCAAGCTGACAAAATTGCGCTGTATCTATCCTTTGATGGAGAATTAGATACACGTCCATTGATTCAACAGCTCTGGCAACAAAACAAACAGGTTTACTTGCCAATATTGCACCCTTTCAGCCCGCATCACTTACTGTTTCTTCGTTACCAGACTGATACTCCTCTTATTAAAAACCATTTTAATATAGAAGAACCCGCGTTGGATATCCGGCAGGTTTTACCCATCTCTGAACTCGATATTATGTTCATTCCCCTTGTGGCTTTTGATGGTACGGGGCAACGTTTAGGCATGGGCGGAGGGTTCTACGATAGAACGCTCGCAAAATGGCAACAACAAAATTTCTACCCTATTGGGCTAGCGCACGATTTTCAATTAGTCGAGACATTACCTAGCGCAAGCTGGGATATTCCCCTGCCAGAGATCATTACACCTGAAAAAACATGGCTATGGGTATAA
- a CDS encoding YecA family protein — MSIQNSLPNYQSFDEILHQQSVALTAAEMHGLISGLLCGGNHDSSWQTLVHDLANDGLAFSQVLSQPLRELYETTFESLDDSNFSFNLLLPDEEACVFECADALAGWVNHFLLGLGVANPKLTEKPEIKEIVTDLRNIGMLGYDESEDQEELSQALEEVMEYVRVAVQLCYIAFVTPKNSNSTKTDEKPTLH; from the coding sequence ATGTCTATACAAAACTCATTACCTAATTATCAATCATTTGATGAAATTTTGCACCAACAGTCCGTTGCGCTGACAGCAGCAGAAATGCACGGCTTAATCAGTGGATTACTATGTGGCGGAAATCATGATAGTAGCTGGCAAACTCTGGTGCACGATCTTGCCAATGATGGGCTGGCTTTTTCTCAGGTTTTATCTCAGCCGCTCAGAGAATTGTACGAAACAACATTTGAGTCACTGGATGACAGCAATTTCTCGTTTAATTTACTGCTTCCTGATGAAGAGGCTTGTGTTTTTGAATGCGCAGATGCGTTGGCGGGATGGGTGAATCACTTTTTACTGGGATTAGGTGTCGCGAATCCAAAATTGACAGAAAAACCAGAAATTAAGGAAATTGTCACTGATTTACGTAACATCGGTATGCTGGGTTATGACGAAAGCGAAGATCAGGAAGAATTATCTCAGGCTCTTGAAGAAGTCATGGAATATGTGCGAGTGGCAGTTCAGCTTTGCTACATTGCTTTTGTCACGCCCAAAAATTCAAATAGTACAAAAACAGATGAAAAGCCAACGTTGCACTAA
- the zapA gene encoding cell division protein ZapA, which translates to MSAQPVDIQIFGRSLRVNCPPEQIEALQSAAEELDQRLHNLKERTRVTNTEQLVFIVALNVCHELAQEKTKTRDYAYNMEQKIKMLQQSIENALLEQGKIT; encoded by the coding sequence ATGTCTGCACAACCAGTAGATATTCAGATTTTTGGGCGATCATTACGTGTCAATTGTCCACCAGAGCAGATAGAAGCATTACAATCTGCAGCTGAGGAACTTGATCAGCGTTTGCATAACCTCAAAGAACGCACCAGAGTGACTAATACTGAGCAGCTGGTTTTTATTGTGGCACTGAATGTCTGTCACGAGTTAGCACAGGAAAAAACGAAAACCCGTGATTATGCTTACAATATGGAACAAAAAATAAAAATGCTCCAGCAGTCCATTGAAAACGCATTGTTAGAACAAGGTAAAATTACCTGA
- the ubiI gene encoding FAD-dependent 2-octaprenylphenol hydroxylase — translation MQSFDVVIAGGGMVGLALACGLQDSGLRIAIVEEHPPTKLFDTRDEHTLRVSAINAASERLLTHLGVWQHILSMRACPYQGMEVWDQDSFGRIQFQAAENGLTHLGHIIENHVIRQALWQHAESLSDVTIFTPSSLKNVAWGEKEAFITLSDGNMLTSRLVVGADGAHSWLRQHADIPQTFWDYEHHALVATIRTEEPHEGVARQVFHGDGILAFLPLSEPHLCSIVWSLPTESAQQRKAMEAERFNRQLSVTFDMRLGQCELISERQSIPLMGRYARNFAAHRLALLGDAAHTIHPLAGQGVNLGFMDVAELIGELNRLNQQGKDIGQYLYLGRYERRRKHSAAVMLAGMQGFRQLFDGNNPAKKLLRDIGLALANHLPGVKPQLLRHAMGLNDLPDWLTSQTSSVEKI, via the coding sequence ATGCAATCATTTGATGTGGTGATCGCAGGGGGCGGTATGGTTGGTCTGGCGCTGGCCTGTGGTTTGCAAGATAGCGGTTTGCGCATCGCGATTGTAGAAGAACACCCACCGACAAAATTATTTGATACCAGAGATGAACACACACTACGTGTTTCAGCTATCAATGCAGCCAGTGAACGATTATTAACTCATCTTGGTGTTTGGCAGCATATTCTTTCAATGCGAGCCTGCCCTTATCAAGGTATGGAAGTGTGGGATCAGGATAGTTTCGGCCGTATTCAGTTTCAGGCGGCAGAAAATGGTCTGACACATCTCGGGCATATCATTGAAAATCATGTAATCAGGCAGGCACTCTGGCAACATGCAGAAAGCTTATCAGATGTGACGATTTTTACTCCGTCTTCCCTGAAAAATGTTGCCTGGGGAGAAAAAGAAGCTTTCATCACTTTATCTGATGGTAATATGCTGACTTCACGGTTAGTCGTCGGTGCTGATGGTGCACATTCTTGGTTGCGGCAACATGCGGATATTCCGCAGACTTTCTGGGATTATGAACACCATGCGCTGGTTGCGACCATTCGGACTGAAGAGCCACATGAAGGTGTTGCACGTCAGGTTTTTCATGGTGATGGAATACTGGCTTTTCTGCCATTGTCAGAGCCTCATCTATGCTCTATCGTTTGGTCATTGCCAACTGAATCTGCGCAGCAACGCAAGGCAATGGAAGCAGAACGCTTTAACCGGCAACTGAGCGTGACTTTTGATATGCGTCTTGGTCAATGTGAGCTGATCAGTGAGCGACAAAGCATTCCCCTGATGGGACGCTATGCCCGTAACTTTGCAGCGCATCGGTTAGCGCTTTTGGGAGATGCCGCACATACTATCCATCCTTTAGCGGGTCAGGGTGTCAATCTGGGTTTTATGGATGTGGCAGAACTGATCGGGGAATTGAATCGTTTGAATCAGCAGGGCAAAGATATTGGTCAGTATCTCTATCTTGGGCGTTATGAGCGTCGCCGTAAACACAGTGCTGCGGTTATGCTTGCTGGCATGCAGGGTTTCCGTCAGTTATTTGATGGCAATAATCCCGCTAAAAAGTTACTGCGTGATATTGGATTAGCATTGGCTAATCATTTACCAGGAGTGAAACCACAGTTACTTCGCCATGCAATGGGGCTTAATGACCTCCCTGATTGGCTTACTTCCCAAACTTCTTCGGTTGAAAAAATCTAA
- the argO gene encoding arginine exporter ArgO: protein MLLTLIQGFFLSAAMILPLGPQNVFVMQQGSRKQFHLMSAALCSTSDALLMMAGVFGGSALLGQSTFLLQAVTWGGVAFLLWYGWDAFRTALSGEIELASAKNISQSRWRVIMTLFAVTWLNPHVYLDTFVVLGSIGSQLPIDHRLWFTIGAITASISWFFALSFLSAWCSPVLNQPRSQRIINIFVGCVMWYIAWGLMKQGLQIFH, encoded by the coding sequence ATGTTATTGACCTTGATCCAAGGGTTTTTCCTCAGTGCCGCAATGATTCTTCCACTTGGCCCGCAAAATGTATTTGTCATGCAACAGGGGAGCAGAAAACAGTTTCATCTCATGAGTGCTGCATTATGCTCCACGAGTGATGCCCTGCTCATGATGGCAGGGGTATTTGGCGGAAGTGCTTTACTCGGCCAGTCAACATTTTTGTTGCAAGCAGTCACATGGGGAGGTGTTGCTTTTTTACTCTGGTATGGATGGGACGCTTTTAGAACTGCATTGTCGGGAGAAATTGAGCTTGCCAGCGCTAAAAATATTAGTCAGAGCCGCTGGCGGGTCATCATGACATTATTCGCCGTGACGTGGCTGAATCCCCATGTTTATCTGGACACTTTTGTTGTCCTGGGAAGCATAGGAAGCCAATTACCCATCGATCATAGACTGTGGTTTACCATTGGAGCCATAACAGCATCAATCAGTTGGTTTTTTGCATTATCATTTTTGTCTGCGTGGTGTTCACCTGTGCTTAATCAGCCAAGATCACAACGTATCATCAATATTTTTGTTGGTTGTGTGATGTGGTATATCGCCTGGGGATTAATGAAACAGGGTTTACAGATTTTTCACTGA
- a CDS encoding LysR family transcriptional regulator ArgP, translated as MKRPDYRSLQALDAVIRERGFERAAQKLCITQSAVSQRIKQLENLFGQPLLVRTVPPRPTEQGQKLLALLHQVELLEAQWLGDENGNDIPLLLSLAVNADSLATWLLPALHPVLSDLPIRLNIQVEDETRTQERLRRGEVVGAISIQSQPLPSCLVDKLGALDYLFVASPAFAERFFPNGVTRSALLKAPAVAFDHLDDMHQAFLQQNFDLSPGSVPCHIVNSSEAFVQLAKQGSTCCMIPHLQIDKALQAGTLMDLTPGLYQRRMLYWHRFAPESGTMKKVTDALLKLGRQILRQEDDTH; from the coding sequence ATGAAACGTCCTGATTACCGATCTCTGCAAGCACTGGATGCCGTAATCCGAGAACGTGGTTTCGAGCGGGCGGCACAGAAACTTTGTATCACCCAATCAGCGGTATCCCAACGCATCAAACAATTAGAAAATTTGTTTGGTCAACCACTCTTGGTTCGTACCGTTCCTCCTCGCCCCACAGAGCAAGGGCAAAAATTGCTCGCGCTATTACATCAGGTAGAATTGCTGGAAGCGCAGTGGCTCGGAGATGAAAATGGTAATGACATCCCACTCTTACTCTCTCTCGCAGTAAACGCGGACAGTTTGGCTACGTGGCTTTTACCGGCCCTTCATCCCGTTTTGTCCGATTTACCTATTCGGTTGAATATTCAGGTGGAAGATGAAACCCGGACTCAAGAACGCTTGCGGCGCGGAGAAGTTGTTGGAGCAATCAGTATCCAATCTCAACCTTTACCAAGCTGCTTGGTTGATAAATTAGGTGCCCTTGATTATTTGTTTGTTGCTTCCCCCGCATTTGCAGAGCGCTTTTTCCCCAATGGAGTTACGCGCTCAGCATTACTGAAAGCGCCTGCTGTTGCATTTGATCATTTGGATGATATGCACCAAGCATTTTTACAACAGAATTTCGATTTATCACCGGGCAGCGTTCCCTGCCATATAGTGAATTCATCTGAAGCTTTTGTTCAATTAGCGAAACAGGGTTCTACTTGTTGCATGATCCCTCACTTACAAATCGACAAAGCACTACAAGCCGGTACACTCATGGATTTGACACCGGGTCTATACCAACGCCGCATGCTTTATTGGCATCGTTTTGCTCCGGAAAGCGGAACAATGAAAAAAGTCACTGACGCCCTATTAAAACTAGGACGTCAGATATTACGCCAGGAAGATGATACTCATTAA